CGGCGATGTACTGATCGTCGGTCAGGCCTTCGGTGATGATCGTGTTGATCATCGCGTTGAGCATGGCGACGTCGGAGCCAGGCTTGAACTGGAGATGCTTGCTGGCATGACGCGACAGCGTCTGCCGGCGCGGATCCATCACGAACAGCTTCGCGCCGTTCTGCTTGACCGCGTTCTTGATGAAGGTCGCCGCGACCGGGTGGTTGACCGTCGGGTTGGCGCCGATCACCCAAATCACTTCGGCGTCCATCGCCGCCGAGAATGGCGCCGACACCGCGCCCGAGCTCAGGCCCTCGAACAGCGCTGCCACCGATGAGGCGTGGCACAGCCGGGTGCAGTGATCGACATTGTTCGACCCGAAACCGGTACGCACCAGCTTCTGGAACAGATACGCCTCTTCGTTCGAACCCTTGGCCGAGCCGAAACCGGCGAGCGCCTTCACGCCCTTCTCGTCGCGAATCTTGACGAGGCCCTTGGCGGCGATGTCGAGCGCTTCATCCCAGCTCGCTTCCCGGAAATGCGTGAAGGGATTGGCGGGATCGACTTGGTCGTTGGAATCCTTCTTCGCATTCGGCAGCCGCACCAGCGGTTTGGTCAGGCGATGCGGATGGTGGATGTAGTCGAAGCCGAAGCGGCCCTTGACGCAAAGACGATTGTGGTTGGCCGGACCGTCGCGGCCCTCCGCATAGATCACCTTCTCGTCCCTGACCTCGTAGGTGACCTGGCAGCCGACGCCGCAGAACGGGCAGAGCGAATCCACCTTCTTGTCCGCATAGGTGACGCGGGTCTGGTTCTCGTCGAGCATCACTGATGGCATCAAGGCGCCGGTCGGGCAGGCCTGCACGCATTCGCCGCAGGCGACGCAAGTGGACTCGCCCATGGGATCGTCGAAATCGAACACGATCTTGGCGCCATGGTTGCGGTAGGCCATGCCGATGACATCATTGACCTGGACTTCGCGGCAGGCGCGCACGCAAAGGCCGCACTGGATGCAGGCATCGAGATTGACGCGCATCGCCGGGTGGCTGGCATCGGTCTCCCAGCGCTCGGCGGCAGGGAAGCGGCTCTCGGTGACGCCCGTGGTCTCGGCCCAGTGCCAGAATTTCGAATCCGGATCGTGCGAGGTCTCACGCGCCGGCTGGTCGGCGACGAGCAGCTCCATCACCATTTTCTGCGCGGCAGTCGCGCGCGCGGATTCGGTCTTCACCTTCATGCCGACCGACGGCGTGCGCTTGCAGGATGCCGCAAGCACCCGCTCGCCCTCGATCTCGACCATGCAGGCGCGGCAATTGCCGTCGGGGCGATAGTCCGGCGCGGGCGAATAACACAGATGTGGAATCTCGCGACCCTGGCGCTTGGCGACCTGCCAGATCGTCTCGCCGGGCTTGGCCTCGACCTGCTTGCCGTCGAGCTCGAACGTAATCTTGGTCATTCGGCCGCTTCCTTGAACTCGTCAGGGAAATATTTGATCACGGAGGACAGCGGATTCGATGCCGCCTGACCGAGTCCGCAAATCGAAGCATCGCGCATCGCCTGGCTCAATTCTTCCAGCAAAGCGCGGTTCCAGACCGGCTTTTGCATCAGCTGTGCCGCCTTCTGGGTTCCGACCCGGCACGGGGTGCACTGGCCGCAGCTCTCGTCCTCGAAGAACTTCATCAGGTTCAGCGCTGCCGCGCGCACGCTGTCCTTCTGCGACAGGATCACGATCGCGGCCGAGCCGATGAAGCAGCCGTATTTTTCCAGCGTGCCGAAATCGAGCGGGATGTCGTCCATCGACGCCGGCAGGATGCCGCCGGACGCGCCGCCCGGAAGATACGCGTAGAACTGATGGCCGTCGGCCATGCCGCCGCAATATTCGTCGATCAGCTCCCGCACGGTGATCCCAGCAGGTGCGAGCTTCATGCCGGGATTTTTCACGCGACCCGAAACCGAAAAGCTCCGCAGCCCGTGGCGCTCATGGCGGCCATGACCCTTCCACCAGTCAGCCCCCTTCTCGACGATGTCGCGCACCCACCATAGCGTCTCGATATTGTTGATCAGCGTCGGCAGGCCGAACAGGCCGACCTGGAACGGATAGGGCGGCTTGTGTCGCGGCAGGCCGCGCTTGCCCTCGATGCTCTCGAGCAGCGAGGATTCTTCGCCGCAGATATAAGCGCCGGCGCCGCGGCGCATGTGCAGCGCCGGGCCACCCGCAGGAAGTTTTGCGATCTCGCGCTCGAGGATCTCGCGCGAGGCCGGATATTCATCGCGCAGATAGATGTAGACGTCGGAGGCCTGCACCACATGCGCGCCGATCAGCATGCCCTCGATGAAGCGATGCGGATCGGTTTCAAGGTAATAGCGATCCTTGAACGTGCCGGGCTCGCCCTCATCGCCGTTGATTGCCATCAGCCGCGGACCAGGCTCGCCGAGTACGGCGCGCCATTTGCGCCCCGTCGGGAAGCCGGCGCCACCGAGGCCGCGCAGCGAGGCATCGTCGAGCGCCTTCAGGAGATCGTCCGTCGGCAATTCGCCCGAGCGGAGGCGCCCAAGCAGCTTGTAACCGCCAGCGGCGACATAGGCGTCGTAGTCGATATATTTGGGCGGATGCGCATGCGTGTCGCCAGCCTTCGCGGCCGCCATCACATTGGCGACGGTCGCGTGATCGACGAAGTTGTGGCCGACCTCGGCGGCAGGTGCGGTATCACAGCGACCGACGCAGGGCGCGCGCACGACGCGGATGCCGGGGCCCGAGGCTTGTTGCAAATCCTCCAGCAGCTTTTCACCGCCGAGCATCGCGCAGGTCAGCGAATCGCAAACGCGGATCGTCAGCGGCGCGACGTCGGGCTCGCCCTCCTTCACCACGTCGAAATGCGCATAGAAGGTCGCGGTCTCGAACACTTCCGCGAAAGCGAGCTTCATCTCGTCGGCGAGCGCGGCGAGATGCGCAGCCGAGATCTGGCGATAAGTGTCCTGGATCAGGTGCAGATATTCGATCAGGAGATCGCGCCGCCGCGGGCGATCGCCGAGCAATTGCTCGATTTCATGCGAGGCAGTCGGGTCGACCTGCCTGCCCTTGGGCGTAGCCTTGGCGCGCCGGCGCCCCTCGCCCGGATGCTCGAATTCCCTGACCTTGTGAACGTCGTCGTTGCTGCTCATGGAAACGTCGCGTTCTCCTCAAAGGCGCGATGATCTCGGGCGCAATAACCATCGCGATCCGCCTTTATTTCCAGCCCTGAAACCCGGGAACCATCCACGAGATCAGGTCTCATTCCAGGCGACTCTAGCTTCTGGTATACCAGACGCCAAGTGAATTTAGAACGTCTCTATAATCATTTGGGGGCGGGCAGCCGCGCTGCCACGCCCCCCTGCGCGAGTTGACCGTGGAACCTGGTCAGGTCTTCTCCATACAGTCCTGGATGTAGAACCAGCGATCGTCGCCGACCAGGCCCTTGGCCTTCACCTCGGCGCGGCACGCCTTCAGCTTCGGCTTGTTGGCGGACCACTTGGCCTTCATCTCCTTCAGCTTTTGCATGGTGAGCTTGATCTTGCCCGGCGGCTTGGCGTCGGTCGTCGTCGCGGCCGGCGCCGGCGTCGCAGGTGTGGTCGCGGTCTGCGCGGAGGCGGTGTGAATACCTGCTGCCAAAACAGTGGCGGCAAGACAGATACGGATGCGAAGCATAGATCCCCCTAGGTCCCATTCTCAATTGTTTGGTCAGGCGAGCATCGCGGGATGCAGACATGCAGCATCCCGCGACGATGTGGGCTTTTCGATCAGAAGATCTGCCACGCGCTCTGGAGCGTCTTATACACTCCCCAAATCAGCGGAACGCCGACGAAGAGCCAGAACAACGCAGCCTTGCCATCGAGGCCGCCGGTGCCGATCCCGAACGATCCCGTCTGGACCGGACCCGCGCCAACGTTTGCCGCCTGCAACTTCGCGACCTCGGCCTCGCTCATATACCACTTCGAATTGACCGGCTTGACCAGATAGTTGCAGATGATACCCGCGACCAGCATCGCACAGAGAATATACATGGTCGTGTTGTAGAGCTGGTCACGCGGCACGCCCGCCGCGAGCTGGAACTCGCGGATGTAGTTGACCACGACAGGGCCAATGATGCCAGCGGTCGACCATGCCGTCAGCAGCCGGCCGTGGATGGCGCCGACGAACTGGGTGCCAAACATGTCGGCGAGATAGGCCGGCACGGTCGCGAACCCGCCGCCATACATCGACAAAATAATGCCGAAGCCAAGCACGAACAGCAGCTTCGAGCCCATCGCCGCGAAGGTCGGCGCCAGCGCGTAGAGCGCGATGCCGAGGATGAAGAACGTGTAGTAGGTGTTCTTGCGGCCCATATAGTCGGACAGCGAGGCCCAGAAGAACCGGCCGCCAATGTTGAACAGCGACAGCAGGCCGGCAAAGCCCGCCGCGATGCCGGCGATGACGGTCTTCTGATCGGCCGAGAGCTGGCTGAAGGTGAGCTCGGGATGCCCGATCAGCTTGCCGGCGAAGATTTCCTGAAGCATCGGCGAAGCCATACCGATCACGCCGATACCGGCCGACACGTTCAAGCACAGCACCCACCAGATCAGCCAGAACTGCGGCGTCTTGTGCGCGTTGTCGAGATGGACGTGATGCTCGGTGATCATCGACTTCTTTTCGCTCGGCGGCGTCCAGCCCGCGGGCTTCCAGCCCGCGGGCGTCACGCGATAGGCGAAGGCACCGATCGTCATGAAGATGAAGTACACGACGCCCATGACGATGAAGGTCTGCCAGACACCGACGTCGGTCGACGATTTGAAATAGTTGATCAGCAGATTGGCAAATGGTGCGCCGATCATTGCACCACCGCCAAAGCCCATGATGGCCATGCCGGTCGCCATGCCGCGGCGGTCGGGGAACCACTTGATCAGCGTCGAGACCGGCGAGATGTAGCCGAGGCCGAGCCCGACGCCGCCGATGACACCGGCCCCGAGCCACATGATCCAGAGTTGATGGACGTAGACCCCAAGCCCGCCGATCAGCAGCCCGCCGCCCCAGCAAAGCGCGGCAACGAAGCCCGCCTTGCGCGGACCGGCCCGTTCGAGCCAGCCGCCCCAGATCGCGGCGGAGACGCCAAGCAGGACGAAGAACAGCGTGAACATCCAGCCAAGGCTCGCCACCTTCCAGTCGCAGGTCGTCGTGAACAGTTCCTGCCACAGCGACATATCTGGGCAAGCCTTCGGCGCCGTGAGGCCGATCGCGCGCGACAGCGGCAGCCAGAACACCGAGAAGCCATAGGCCATGCCGATGCAGAGATGGATGCACAGCGCCGCAGGCGGCACCAGCCAGCGATTGAAGCCGGCCTTCGCCACTGTATGTTCGCGATCGAGAATTCCCGCGCCAGCACCCGAAATGCTTCCAGTGCCCTCAATTGTCGTCATGCACTCCTCCCCTGCAGCTGCCCTTCTGAGCGATGCTGCCGCTACGATCCTGTTCCTCAGCCCATTGCGGCGCAGCCGTTGTCCCTGCTGCTCCGCACAATCACCCGACACGCGCCAGGATCGTCACGCGTGTCTGAAAAGTTAACCCCTCGACCGGGGCTCTATGCCCGCTACGATTTGCAGGCTTCGTGCGTGGCCCGCTGCTCCGCGCATCGCGGACAAGACTCAACCTCCGCGCCCGCGCGGACAAAGTCAATTGGGGCAGAAGCCGTGATCGATGTCGATAGACAAAAGGTCGGTATCAGCGCGGTAACGCGCCTAAGAACGCAGCGCACCATTGGTACTGGCTATCGAGCCATTCGCTTTTTCTATCAAGAACACGATGCGCGCCTCGTTGCGCTGGGTGATCTCCACCTTGTCGCCCGTCTCGCGGATCAGGTTCGGAATGTCAATCACCGACAAGGGATCGGTGCAATGGACTTCGAGCTGATCGCCCGGCTGCAATGGTTTCAGCGCCTTGCGCGTCTTAAGGGCCGGCAACGGGCATTTGAGTCCGGTGAGATCAAGCGTCGTTCTGGTCATCGGCGCAACATGGCGGGAGGGATCGATTGCGTCAACGCAAGGACCTCAGAGCAGGCCGGCGTAGGACAAGAAACCTACGCTGTCGCCCGCTTCGACGCGCGTGATGTCCTCGCCAAGCTCAATGAGGCCGTCCGTCTCCACCAACGACGACAGCAGGCCTGCCCCTTCGCGCGGGAACTTGACCGCCTCCAGCGCGCCATCCGGTGCGCGGCGCAAGGAGGCGCGAACATATTCGCGGCGGCCCAGCTTCTTCTTGTATGTGAACGCCGCACGCAGCGGGATCGGCAATAGCGGCTCTGACAGACTGCCGGCGAGCGCGAGCACGGTTGGCCGCACCACGTGGACGAATGTGACGAAACTTGCGACAGGGTTGCCGGGCAGCCCGATCAACGGCGTGCCGCCGATGATGCCCATCGCCACAGGGCGGCCGGGCTTGATCGCCATCCGCCACAGCACGAGCGAGCCGACGCTCTCGACCGCCGCCTTGACGTGATCCTCCTCGCCGGTCGAGACGCCGCCGGTGGTGAGGATCAAATCATGGTGGCCCGCAACCTGCTTCAATCCGTTGGCAAGCGATGCCTGCTCGTCGCGCAGAATGCCGAGATCGGAGACCTCGCAGCCGAGACGGCGCAGCATCGCCATCAGCATGAAACGGTTGGAATCGAACAGCTGCGAGGCCGTACGCGGCTCGCCAGGCGAGGCCAGCTCGTTGCCGGTCGAGAATACGGCGACACGGACGCGCCTGACGACATCAAGCCGGGTCAAGCCAAACGCGGCGGCAAGGGCAACATGCTGCGGCCGCAGTCGCAGGCCCGCCCGCAGCGCGACATGGCCAACGGGGATGTCCTCGCCTGCCGGCCGGACATTCGCACCGGACTTCAGCCCGGGTGGCAGCACGATCTTTCCTGATACATCGATGCGGACATCTTCCTGCATGAAGACGGTCCCGGCACCCGGCGGCATCGGCGCGCCCGTGAAGATGCGCGCAGTGTGGCCGGGCTTGATCGGCGCCTGCGCAAGGCCTCCGGCCTGGATACGGCCATCGAGCGCGAACGCTTGCTCCCTGTCTTGCGGAAGATCCGCGTTGGCAACAGCGTAGCCATCGACGGCGGAGTTGGTGAAGGGCGGCAACGGCAACGGTGCTGCGATATCGCGCGCCAGCACGCGCCCGTCGGCGTCTCCGAGCGCCACCGTCTCGAGGTCGGCAATCGCGCGGACGCGGGTCGTTATGAGGCCA
This genomic interval from Bradyrhizobium guangzhouense contains the following:
- a CDS encoding sulfurtransferase TusA family protein, which translates into the protein MTRTTLDLTGLKCPLPALKTRKALKPLQPGDQLEVHCTDPLSVIDIPNLIRETGDKVEITQRNEARIVFLIEKANGSIASTNGALRS
- a CDS encoding molybdopterin molybdotransferase MoeA; this encodes MAQLSDDCFAFGGPMMSVDEAVGLITTRVRAIADLETVALGDADGRVLARDIAAPLPLPPFTNSAVDGYAVANADLPQDREQAFALDGRIQAGGLAQAPIKPGHTARIFTGAPMPPGAGTVFMQEDVRIDVSGKIVLPPGLKSGANVRPAGEDIPVGHVALRAGLRLRPQHVALAAAFGLTRLDVVRRVRVAVFSTGNELASPGEPRTASQLFDSNRFMLMAMLRRLGCEVSDLGILRDEQASLANGLKQVAGHHDLILTTGGVSTGEEDHVKAAVESVGSLVLWRMAIKPGRPVAMGIIGGTPLIGLPGNPVASFVTFVHVVRPTVLALAGSLSEPLLPIPLRAAFTYKKKLGRREYVRASLRRAPDGALEAVKFPREGAGLLSSLVETDGLIELGEDITRVEAGDSVGFLSYAGLL
- a CDS encoding NADH-ubiquinone oxidoreductase-F iron-sulfur binding region domain-containing protein; this encodes MSSNDDVHKVREFEHPGEGRRRAKATPKGRQVDPTASHEIEQLLGDRPRRRDLLIEYLHLIQDTYRQISAAHLAALADEMKLAFAEVFETATFYAHFDVVKEGEPDVAPLTIRVCDSLTCAMLGGEKLLEDLQQASGPGIRVVRAPCVGRCDTAPAAEVGHNFVDHATVANVMAAAKAGDTHAHPPKYIDYDAYVAAGGYKLLGRLRSGELPTDDLLKALDDASLRGLGGAGFPTGRKWRAVLGEPGPRLMAINGDEGEPGTFKDRYYLETDPHRFIEGMLIGAHVVQASDVYIYLRDEYPASREILEREIAKLPAGGPALHMRRGAGAYICGEESSLLESIEGKRGLPRHKPPYPFQVGLFGLPTLINNIETLWWVRDIVEKGADWWKGHGRHERHGLRSFSVSGRVKNPGMKLAPAGITVRELIDEYCGGMADGHQFYAYLPGGASGGILPASMDDIPLDFGTLEKYGCFIGSAAIVILSQKDSVRAAALNLMKFFEDESCGQCTPCRVGTQKAAQLMQKPVWNRALLEELSQAMRDASICGLGQAASNPLSSVIKYFPDEFKEAAE
- a CDS encoding OFA family MFS transporter codes for the protein MTTIEGTGSISGAGAGILDREHTVAKAGFNRWLVPPAALCIHLCIGMAYGFSVFWLPLSRAIGLTAPKACPDMSLWQELFTTTCDWKVASLGWMFTLFFVLLGVSAAIWGGWLERAGPRKAGFVAALCWGGGLLIGGLGVYVHQLWIMWLGAGVIGGVGLGLGYISPVSTLIKWFPDRRGMATGMAIMGFGGGAMIGAPFANLLINYFKSSTDVGVWQTFIVMGVVYFIFMTIGAFAYRVTPAGWKPAGWTPPSEKKSMITEHHVHLDNAHKTPQFWLIWWVLCLNVSAGIGVIGMASPMLQEIFAGKLIGHPELTFSQLSADQKTVIAGIAAGFAGLLSLFNIGGRFFWASLSDYMGRKNTYYTFFILGIALYALAPTFAAMGSKLLFVLGFGIILSMYGGGFATVPAYLADMFGTQFVGAIHGRLLTAWSTAGIIGPVVVNYIREFQLAAGVPRDQLYNTTMYILCAMLVAGIICNYLVKPVNSKWYMSEAEVAKLQAANVGAGPVQTGSFGIGTGGLDGKAALFWLFVGVPLIWGVYKTLQSAWQIF
- the fdhF gene encoding formate dehydrogenase subunit alpha; protein product: MTKITFELDGKQVEAKPGETIWQVAKRQGREIPHLCYSPAPDYRPDGNCRACMVEIEGERVLAASCKRTPSVGMKVKTESARATAAQKMVMELLVADQPARETSHDPDSKFWHWAETTGVTESRFPAAERWETDASHPAMRVNLDACIQCGLCVRACREVQVNDVIGMAYRNHGAKIVFDFDDPMGESTCVACGECVQACPTGALMPSVMLDENQTRVTYADKKVDSLCPFCGVGCQVTYEVRDEKVIYAEGRDGPANHNRLCVKGRFGFDYIHHPHRLTKPLVRLPNAKKDSNDQVDPANPFTHFREASWDEALDIAAKGLVKIRDEKGVKALAGFGSAKGSNEEAYLFQKLVRTGFGSNNVDHCTRLCHASSVAALFEGLSSGAVSAPFSAAMDAEVIWVIGANPTVNHPVAATFIKNAVKQNGAKLFVMDPRRQTLSRHASKHLQFKPGSDVAMLNAMINTIITEGLTDDQYIAGYTEGFEDLKEKIKEFTPEKMEPICGIPAQTLREVARTYARAKSSIIFWGMGISQHVHGTDNARCLIALALITGQVGRPGTGLHPLRGQNNVQGASDAGLIPMFLPDYQPVGRDDLRGSFEKLWQQDLDPVRGLTVVEIMNAIHAGEIKGMYIEGENPAMSDPDLQHARQALAMLDHLVVQDLFVTETAFHADVILPASAFAEKDGSFTNTDRRVQLARQVIKPPGDARQDLWIIQEIGKRMGLPWNYSGPGEVYTEMAELMPSLKNISWERLLREGAVTYPADDPNKPGNEIIFTTGFPTASGRGKIVPAKVIPPDELPDDEYPMVLSTGRVLEHWHTGSMTRRAQVLDQIEPEAVAFMSPKDMRRKKLVPGDFIRLETRRGAVEVKVRSDRDVPENMVFMPFCYAEAAANLLTNPALDPFGKIPEFKFCAARAERAEMRDAAE